From the Pomacea canaliculata isolate SZHN2017 linkage group LG4, ASM307304v1, whole genome shotgun sequence genome, one window contains:
- the LOC112561872 gene encoding general transcription factor II-I repeat domain-containing protein 2-like isoform X2, with translation MTPSAKRKERVKDTYNILVSALSSGLSVAEESSLFTQLYCSSVVALKMSSSSKKRKIADENRVFQEKWENLYFVTQVGEKLSCMICLQCISVPKEYNIRRHYETLHREQYAGLSGKLARKVHHLKASFSKQRNFFARINTASEDSVKASFVVSEMIAKASRPFTEGQFVKECMLQSCEIICPEKKKLFEGISLSANTFASRITESATNVQQQLTAAAKDFVTYSIALDESTGVTHTAYCAVFIRGVDENLNIVEELLDLLPMKGTTTGRDVFQELEACIDRCGLPWEKLVSMATDGAPAMCSEKVGVVWINGRETESAQLGGTFCSHTLHSAPRSTLCQKSTNEERDGCCREDG, from the exons ATGACACCTAGTGCGAAgcgtaaagaaagagttaaagataCATATAATATTCTTGTTTCTGCTTTGTCATCAGGTTTGTCAGTTGCGGAGGAGAGTTCATTGTTTACTCAACTTTACTGTAGTAGTGTAGTAGCCCTAAAAATGTCATCGTCGTCCAAAAAGCGAAAAATTGCGGATGAAAACAGGGTGTTCCAGGAGAAGTgggaaaatttatattttgtcacaCAAGTGGGCGAGAAACTCAGCTGTATGATTTGCTTGCAGTGCATCTCTGTGCCCAAGGAATACAACATACGTAGACATTATGAAACATTGCATCGAGAACAGTATGCTGGACTGTCCGGCAAACTGGCGAGGAAAGTCCATCACTTGAAAGCATCTTtcagcaaacaaagaaacttttttgcACGCATCAACACAGCAAGCGAAGATTCTGTGAAGGCAAGCTTTGTTGTTAGCGAGATGATAGCAAAGGCTTCGCGACCATTCACTGAAGGCCAGTTTGTAAAAGAGTGTATGCTACAGTCGTGTGAAATTATCTGCCCCGAGAAAAAGAAGCTCTTCGAAGGCATAAGTTTGTCTGCGAACACATTTGCAAGCAGGATCACAGAGTCAGCGACAAATGTTCAACAGCAACTGACTGCCGCTGCAAAAGACTTTGTAACATATTCCATTGCACTGGACGAGTCTACTGGTGTAACACACACCGCATACTGTGCCGTTTTCATTCGTGGGGTCGACGAAAACTTGAACATTGTTGAAGAGCTATTGGACTTACTACCCATGAAAGGAACGACGACTGGACGTGATGTGTTTCAAGAACTGGAAGCTTGTATTGACAGGTGTGGGCTACCGTGGGAAAAACTTGTTTCAATGGCTACGGACGGTGCACCAGCAATGTGTTCAGAGAAGGTTGGTGTTGTTTGGATTAATGGTAGAGAAACGGAATCAGCTCAGCTTGGCGGGACCTTTTGCAGCCATACACTGCATTCTGCACCAAGAAGCACTCTGTGCCAAAAGTCTACAAATGAAGAACGTGATGGATGTTGTCGTGAAGACG GTTGA
- the LOC112561872 gene encoding general transcription factor II-I repeat domain-containing protein 2-like isoform X1, protein MFHTYNILVSALSSGLSVAEESSLFTQLYCSSVVALKMSSSSKKRKIADENRVFQEKWENLYFVTQVGEKLSCMICLQCISVPKEYNIRRHYETLHREQYAGLSGKLARKVHHLKASFSKQRNFFARINTASEDSVKASFVVSEMIAKASRPFTEGQFVKECMLQSCEIICPEKKKLFEGISLSANTFASRITESATNVQQQLTAAAKDFVTYSIALDESTGVTHTAYCAVFIRGVDENLNIVEELLDLLPMKGTTTGRDVFQELEACIDRCGLPWEKLVSMATDGAPAMCSEKVGVVWINGRETESAQLGGTFCSHTLHSAPRSTLCQKSTNEERDGCCREDGELHTCTGSQPQTVCVLSS, encoded by the coding sequence taCATATAATATTCTTGTTTCTGCTTTGTCATCAGGTTTGTCAGTTGCGGAGGAGAGTTCATTGTTTACTCAACTTTACTGTAGTAGTGTAGTAGCCCTAAAAATGTCATCGTCGTCCAAAAAGCGAAAAATTGCGGATGAAAACAGGGTGTTCCAGGAGAAGTgggaaaatttatattttgtcacaCAAGTGGGCGAGAAACTCAGCTGTATGATTTGCTTGCAGTGCATCTCTGTGCCCAAGGAATACAACATACGTAGACATTATGAAACATTGCATCGAGAACAGTATGCTGGACTGTCCGGCAAACTGGCGAGGAAAGTCCATCACTTGAAAGCATCTTtcagcaaacaaagaaacttttttgcACGCATCAACACAGCAAGCGAAGATTCTGTGAAGGCAAGCTTTGTTGTTAGCGAGATGATAGCAAAGGCTTCGCGACCATTCACTGAAGGCCAGTTTGTAAAAGAGTGTATGCTACAGTCGTGTGAAATTATCTGCCCCGAGAAAAAGAAGCTCTTCGAAGGCATAAGTTTGTCTGCGAACACATTTGCAAGCAGGATCACAGAGTCAGCGACAAATGTTCAACAGCAACTGACTGCCGCTGCAAAAGACTTTGTAACATATTCCATTGCACTGGACGAGTCTACTGGTGTAACACACACCGCATACTGTGCCGTTTTCATTCGTGGGGTCGACGAAAACTTGAACATTGTTGAAGAGCTATTGGACTTACTACCCATGAAAGGAACGACGACTGGACGTGATGTGTTTCAAGAACTGGAAGCTTGTATTGACAGGTGTGGGCTACCGTGGGAAAAACTTGTTTCAATGGCTACGGACGGTGCACCAGCAATGTGTTCAGAGAAGGTTGGTGTTGTTTGGATTAATGGTAGAGAAACGGAATCAGCTCAGCTTGGCGGGACCTTTTGCAGCCATACACTGCATTCTGCACCAAGAAGCACTCTGTGCCAAAAGTCTACAAATGAAGAACGTGATGGATGTTGTCGTGAAGACGGTGAACTTCATACGTGCACGGGGTCTCAACCACAGACAGTTTGTGTCCTTTCTAGCTGA